GGGCCACGACGTGAAGGCGATCCATGATTTCCGCGAGATCATCGCCGACAAGAGCGTCGACGCCGTCTGCATTTCGACTCCCGACCACTGGCACGCCTACATGACGATCGAGGCGTGCAAGGCGGGCAAGGACGTCTTTGTCGAGAAGCCGGCCTGCGTGTATGTCGAAGAAGGCCAGCTGATGGTGCAGGCGGCGCGCAAATACAAGCGCGTGGTGCAGGGCGGCACGATGCAGCGCTCCGGCGGCTATTTCCAGAAGGCCGCGGAGCTGGTGAAGAGCGGCACGCTGGGCGAGGTCACGTTCTGCCACACGTGGCAGGCGGGGCTCGAGAAGAAAGAGCGCTGGGGCAACCCTCCGGACGAGCCGCCGCCTCCGGGACTCGACTGGGACCTGTGGCTCGGCCCCGCGCCGAAACGCCCGTACAACCTGAACCGCTTCGGCGTCGCCCCGAAGCGCTGGTCGACGTTCCGCTATTTCTGGGACTACGCCGGAGGCGCGATGACGGACTGGGGCATTCACCTGATCGACCCCATTCATCAGGCGTTCGACGATCCGATGCCCACGGCGGTGACGGCGATGGGCTCGAAGTTCTACGTGACGGACAACTGCGAGACGCCGGACACGATGCTGGCGACGTTTTACTATCCGAAGTTCCTGTCGAGCTACGAGTCGCGCACGTGCAACCCGATGCCGCTGCTGGGCAACTGGGGCGCGGCGACGGCCATCCACGGCACCGAGGCGACGGTGGTGGTCAACCGCGGCGGCTGCTGGCTGATCCCGAACCGCGGCTCGAAGATCGAGCCAGCCGTCTGGGAGAAGGACTCGAAGATGGCGCAGCTCAACGTGCCGCATTGGGAGAATTTCCTGGCGTGCATCCGTTCGCGCGAGAAGCCGATTTCAGACATCGAGAACTGCGTGCGCTCCTCGGTGACCTGCATTCTGGCCAACGTCTCGATGCGCGCGGGCGTACGCGTCGACTGGGACGAGCAGCGCTGGACGGTGAAGCAGAGCGAGGCGCGGCCGTATCTGAAGGCGCGCTACCGTTCTCCCTGGAAGCTGGAAGTGTAGGCGCGCGCGAATCTCTTCCGCGAGATGGACATTGGCCCCTCCTGAGGCAATATATAAGAGCCTCAGGAGGGGCTTTTCATGTCTCAGATCCTGAACGAAGTTCTGGAAGCCAACCGCCGCTATGCCGCCGATTTCGGCGACAAGGGCAAGCTGGCCATGCCGCCGGCGCGGCGGTTCGCGATTCTCACCTGCATGGACGCACGGCTCGATCCGGCGAAGTTCGCCGGGCTCGCCGAGGGCGACGCGCACGTGATCCGCAATGCGGG
This DNA window, taken from Bryobacteraceae bacterium, encodes the following:
- a CDS encoding NADH-dependent dehydrogenase, which translates into the protein MKHDHKPAPADRRSFLSTAAAAGLTTNLFTGSVRGANDRVTVAFIGMGQMGRGNLEYASKVPGFQPVAVCDVYQPHLEMAKALAEKLGHDVKAIHDFREIIADKSVDAVCISTPDHWHAYMTIEACKAGKDVFVEKPACVYVEEGQLMVQAARKYKRVVQGGTMQRSGGYFQKAAELVKSGTLGEVTFCHTWQAGLEKKERWGNPPDEPPPPGLDWDLWLGPAPKRPYNLNRFGVAPKRWSTFRYFWDYAGGAMTDWGIHLIDPIHQAFDDPMPTAVTAMGSKFYVTDNCETPDTMLATFYYPKFLSSYESRTCNPMPLLGNWGAATAIHGTEATVVVNRGGCWLIPNRGSKIEPAVWEKDSKMAQLNVPHWENFLACIRSREKPISDIENCVRSSVTCILANVSMRAGVRVDWDEQRWTVKQSEARPYLKARYRSPWKLEV